The DNA region GGGGCAAGATCTCCCTGCTCTTCTTACTACAGTAGTACAGTACTACCCATCAATGGCAACCAACCCTTGATACAGAGTCGTCAGATGCCAACAAGACGGCGGCTCTTCTGCTACTCCACCACCCAGGCCACGGCGATGGGGCTCCTCACTACGTGCTTCCCTTGCCCGCCGCTCTGCTTCCACACCAGGTACCCCTCGGCGCAGTCCTTGGctgccggcggcgacggcgcctcCACGGTCACCCGGAAGCTCCTCTGCTCGCCGAACTCCGCGAACGACAGCGTCGTGGGCGCCACGCTGACCTTGACTCCCGGTGGCGCCGCGACCTGCACGGTGTACGCCGAGTTCGGCGTGCCGACGTTGGTCACCgtccgccggagcaccgccgacTTGGCGCCGTTCTTGAACGCCACGGCGATCGAGGGGTAGTTGAGGCTGAAGCCCCTGTTCTTCTGGAGCAGGGCGCTGCAGTTGACGCCGGTGTGGGTGATCTTGAAGATTTCCATGTGGGTGTACCCGAGCGTGCACAGGTGCGTCACGTAGTCGCCGGGCTGGATGTCGTAGACGAGGCCCGGGTCGACGGCGCGCGCCGGGTTAACGTGCCCGGCGCCCATGGCGAACACGTCGGcccggccgccgtcgccgtccatgATCGCCTTGCCCTGCCTGTCCGTTATGTCGGCCGATGTCATGATCGCGGACCGGACCATCGCCGGACTCCAGGACGGGTGCGCGGACCGGATGAGTGCCGCGATGCCGCTCACGTGAGGGGCCGCCATCGACGTCCCCGAGAGCACGGAGAAGTTGGACCGGCGGGCGTCGCCCTCGAGCCCCGACGGGCCGAGGTTACCGGGCCAGGCGGCGATGATGTTCACCCCGGGGGCGATCACGTCGGGCTTTAGCACCGAAGGGTTCGTCAGGCTCGGCCCGCGTGCGGAGAacagcgccaccgccggcgcgcgcgctcgcccgatCCGCGTGCCGCCGAACACTATcctcgccaccggccgccgcgcggAGCTGATGTACTTCTTGAGCTCGACGGCCTCCTTGTAGCCGACGAGTGTTGCGGGCAGGACGTGCACGTCGATGGAGTCCTCCTGCCGGTTTACCTCGGTGTTTGCAAGAATCATGGCCGCGCCCCCGGCTTCTTTTACTGCCTCGCCTTTGTCGGCGCGGCCCGTGATGCCGCGGTCGCATACCACCATCTTCCCGGCGACGGCGGCTTTATCCAGGGCCCCCTTGAGGCAGTACTCCGATTCCCGGGTCCCACCGACGGCGTACACCAGCTCGAGCTCCTTCCCGCCTTTTTTCAAACCGATTTCCCCGGGGAACATGGACTCGCCGTACAAGACCCGGCCGTTTCCGAGCCGGACGTATGCCGGGAAGCGGCGGTCCAGTGTGGCGGCGCCGACGGTCAGCACCCATGGCGCCTCGTTGGCCACGGAGCTCCGCGCCGGCCCGTTATTCCCGGCGGCGCACACGACGGAGACGCCACGCGCCGTGGCACGGAAGCTGCCGATGGCGATGCTGTCCTCGAAGAGCGGGATGGGGAAGCCgccgagggagagggagagcacgTCGACGCCGTCGCGCACGGCGTCGTCCATCCCGGCGAGGATGTCGGAGCTGTAGCACCCGTTGAACCAGCACACCTTGTAGGCCGCGACGTGCGCGCCGGGCGCGACGCCGCGCGCCTCCCCGGCCCCGGCGCCAAGGACGCTggcaccggccaccgccgcgccAGCCGCCGTGGACGCCGTGTGCGTGCCGTGGCCGTGCGCGTCCCGCGGTGACACGTACTCCAGCAGCGACACCGCCTCGGACGGGTTGGTCGGGTAGTTGGCGCGGTGGCCCTTGGAGTAGAACCGCGCGCCGATGAGCTTGCGGTTGCAGTTGGAGACGTTGAAGCGCTCCCCGCCCTGGCACACGCCGGTCCACCGCACGGGCACCGGCGGCATCCCGCGGTCGTCGAAGCTGGGGCTCTCCGGCCACACGCCGGTGTCGAGCACCCCGACGATGGTGCCACGGCCGTACCCGGACCGCGCCCACGCGCCGGCGGGGCAGAAATTGAGCCCCAGGAACCTGTACGAGTAGGTGGTGTGCAGCTCCACCCGGCGGTCGGCGCGGACGGACGCGACCCCCGGCAGCGCCCGCAGCGCCGCGGCCTCGGCGTCCGCGAGCTGCGCCGCGAAGCCGTCGAAGACGGTGTGGTAGGAGTAGAGGAGGCGCGAGGAGGGCCGCTTCTCCTGCTCCCACGCCACGGACCTCTCGAGGAAGGAACGGTGCCAGCCGAGCCTGGACCCGGAGGCGGAGACGGCCTCGCTGCCGCCCTCGTGCGGGTGCAGCTGCACAATGTAGGTCTGGAGGAGCGTCCCCGCGGCGCCGAGGACCggaaggagcagcagcagcagaaacGACCGGCGGATCATCAACAGCCTGACGACCTCCATTGCTGCCGCTCAATCGAATCTTGACGGCCAATTAATTGGCTTTGGTTTGCGATGGTTGGGACTTGGGAGACGAACGAAGCAGTGGGATCCAGCGTGGTATTTGAAGCGGGGGTGGGAGAGCGCGGGAGGAGGCGTGAGAATTTGAGACGGGGAGGGAGGTCTCGTGAGGAGCAGGCTCGCCGGTCACACGGGATGAAGTGGCGGGAGTAAATTGGGTTGCCCGCCTCGGTCACCGCGCTCCAGTCCTCCATCGGCTCGGCTCCTCCTCTGACTGAGTTCCATAATTACGGAGGCACGGGCGGAGAGAGACGGGGAGCGTATCCGCAGTAATGGATGAACCAGCGCACAAAACGGATAGATACTGTACTCGCAGTCGTCTGCGGTGGGTGCACGTCGGAATCCACTGCCTGGCATTGgcaagaggacggcggcggcggcggccccagaAGCCAGAAGAAGAGCCAGGGTGACCTCCGGCTTGCTCTCCGTCTCGTCGATCTGCCGTCTCTCGCGAGTCGCGACGTCGCACGCCTCGCTGCACCGGCCAAAGGGGATCGTACCGGACGGGAGCTGGGAGCCGGGGATGCACGAGCAGGCCGGCGGTGTGCGTGCACAACGCTCGCGGTTCATTGAATGGTGCCCGCGCGCGGTGGCCGGCCACGGTCACAAGAACTATTTACGCCCACGGCCACAggcgcgggcggcacggcggcacGGGTGGGGGAGCGCCGAGCTCCTCTCCAATGTCATGGGTGGGGCCGCGGCTGCGGGCTCCTGCGACGCATGCATTCAAGTCAACAccagccgcgcgccgcgcccgctCCTCGCCGACCGTGTGTCGCGTCGCGTTGCTGCGGCTCCGGTCGCTGGCGCGCGCCTCGTCCCCCGGCCATGGGTCTGTgcttccgctcctcatggctcATGGGACTGTAGAGCTCGGCGTCTGTCCGCCATCGGAACTGTGATGGCTCGTGAGGCTGTCCTCGAGTCCACTATGGCGTGGGTACGAGTGTACATGTTCTTTTCAACCTGGCGCCAATGTTCTTTCCATTTCGGAAAGAGGATGAAAGAAGACTTGCAAAACAATTGCCAGGAAAGCTTTACGGCAACGGCACCCTCGACGCTGCTCTCGTCTCGGCCGCGGGACATGGTATGTTTGGTTTGCTACCTAATACGCCACGCCTAACGTTAGCATGCTGCCACAGGTGTGGCGCTCAAATCGACTGCCCGCAGGTGTGGCGTGAAAATTATGTTGCATTCGGTGGAACATGCCTAAAAAAGTGTGTGGCTATCTAAGTTTAGCTGTTCATCAAACGCATACCTCTCTGATACTGTGGCACGCCTAAGGTCAGGCTGCGGCGCGCTAGGCAGCAACCAAACAAACCTATCGTCACCATGGCCTCGCGGGCCGTGGCTAAATAGCTCGGCGTTTTTTTTCGTTAGAACACTTTGGCCCAAGCTAACCATAAGCAATGGGCTAAATTATATCCACGACAGGCTTAGATGGGCCGCTTTTCTGTCTCGCTGCTCAAATTTCCCGGTCCAGCACCAGCGGGCTCGTCGTCTGAAGTCTCTCTGTGGCCGAAAGCCCGCGACGAGTCGATCCGGcagaccgccgccgccacctctccTCGTTCCGGCCGATTCGAAGCGAGCGCCATGGCGGC from Panicum hallii strain FIL2 chromosome 9, PHallii_v3.1, whole genome shotgun sequence includes:
- the LOC112873425 gene encoding subtilisin-like protease SBT1.2, giving the protein MEVVRLLMIRRSFLLLLLLPVLGAAGTLLQTYIVQLHPHEGGSEAVSASGSRLGWHRSFLERSVAWEQEKRPSSRLLYSYHTVFDGFAAQLADAEAAALRALPGVASVRADRRVELHTTYSYRFLGLNFCPAGAWARSGYGRGTIVGVLDTGVWPESPSFDDRGMPPVPVRWTGVCQGGERFNVSNCNRKLIGARFYSKGHRANYPTNPSEAVSLLEYVSPRDAHGHGTHTASTAAGAAVAGASVLGAGAGEARGVAPGAHVAAYKVCWFNGCYSSDILAGMDDAVRDGVDVLSLSLGGFPIPLFEDSIAIGSFRATARGVSVVCAAGNNGPARSSVANEAPWVLTVGAATLDRRFPAYVRLGNGRVLYGESMFPGEIGLKKGGKELELVYAVGGTRESEYCLKGALDKAAVAGKMVVCDRGITGRADKGEAVKEAGGAAMILANTEVNRQEDSIDVHVLPATLVGYKEAVELKKYISSARRPVARIVFGGTRIGRARAPAVALFSARGPSLTNPSVLKPDVIAPGVNIIAAWPGNLGPSGLEGDARRSNFSVLSGTSMAAPHVSGIAALIRSAHPSWSPAMVRSAIMTSADITDRQGKAIMDGDGGRADVFAMGAGHVNPARAVDPGLVYDIQPGDYVTHLCTLGYTHMEIFKITHTGVNCSALLQKNRGFSLNYPSIAVAFKNGAKSAVLRRTVTNVGTPNSAYTVQVAAPPGVKVSVAPTTLSFAEFGEQRSFRVTVEAPSPPAAKDCAEGYLVWKQSGGQGKHVVRSPIAVAWVVE